DNA sequence from the Candidatus Bathyarchaeota archaeon genome:
GCCAGAAAATTTCGTTTTGATTGATGAGAAAGGTATTTCACTAACTAGCGGTGAGCCTTCAACGGAAAAACTTCTTCATCTAGAAATCTACAAACATATGCCGGAAGCAAATTTTGTTATACATACGCACCCTCCAAACGTGATTAGAGTGTCCTCCACTCAGATAGATACCCTAAGACTCCCTAGGGAAAGCCATGCCTTTCCGATCACTGGCGATATTCCTATCATAGGTCCCTTTAAGGCGGGTACTCATAAATTAGCGCTCGAAGCCGCCAAAGCCTTGAAGAAAAAGAATGCAAGAGCTGTAGTTTTAAGGGGACATGGCCTCTCAGTGGTCTGCCCAACTTTAGAGGAGGCATTTGACCTTACAGTTTTTATAGAGAAGGTAGCACTCCTAAAGTGATGCTAAACTCGATCGATCAATAGAAAGCGAGGATGCGGAGCATTTTAGCCAGCTTTAGGCTGGCATTGTCAACTCAGTTGTCGAACGAGAAGAAGGAAATAGCCCATAAGTGTCGCCACGATAATTATGCTCACAGGTTATACGACTTTGAACCGTGCGCTGACCTTTACCCTTCTTTCAACCATGACTCCAATGCTTTGATTGCTAAACGTTGGTCAAGGTTTAGATGAGACCGCGGATGTCTGCACTGACAGAAAATGCAACATGGAGAAAACCGTTAGCCTCAGTTTGCAACACACATCTCACTTACGCACCAGTATCCCCTTATCAAATTGCCAATCAAGAAACTTTGATGCATGCATACATGCCATATACTTGCACGCCCACTTGCAAAGAAAACAACGATGCTTACAAAATTAGTAGCAATTTTAGACTTACAAAAAAACAGAGAATTTAGTCGAAAATTAAAGCCTTCTTCTTTTGATATGGGCTAATTATTTTGGCTTTGAAGAGAATTCAGTGTGTGTTC
Encoded proteins:
- a CDS encoding class II aldolase/adducin family protein, translating into MKKGFKSLEEQQLKQRLAKVCRLLFRMGLVAHAEGNVSCRIGQSQFFIKKSGCTFRAMKPENFVLIDEKGISLTSGEPSTEKLLHLEIYKHMPEANFVIHTHPPNVIRVSSTQIDTLRLPRESHAFPITGDIPIIGPFKAGTHKLALEAAKALKKKNARAVVLRGHGLSVVCPTLEEAFDLTVFIEKVALLK